The Eleutherodactylus coqui strain aEleCoq1 chromosome 6, aEleCoq1.hap1, whole genome shotgun sequence genome window below encodes:
- the LOC136633537 gene encoding olfactory receptor 10AG1-like — MERRNFTKIYEFILVGFSDVLQVQDVLFTVFFCTLNISLLAHMFIILLYTFSPNLHTPMYFFLANFSLIEICYLSTIVPKMLINLLSQHKTITFYGCAIQMCCFLLLGSAECYMLAAMAYDRYNAICHPLLYNNIMKRVICIMLVIGSWLTGTIVGILQTVLIFSLPFCDSNRINNFYCDIPPLMSLACTETQFNQIVMLIITFVIILGPFTLTVISYGNIIWTIIKHHSAGMRKKAFSTCTSHLIVVSLFYGSSSIMYLRPRSNYGKNEEKFLSLIYTIFAPLVNPFIYSLRNNDVKNAVKMLVVKFKIQ; from the coding sequence ATGGAAAGAAGAAACTTTACAAAAATTTATGAATTCATTCTTGTTGGATTTTCTGATGTTCTCCAAGTCCAGGATGTCCTTTTCACAGTCTTTTTCTGCACCTTGAACATTTCACTGCTGGCTCATATGTTTATAATTCTTTTATATACATTCAGCCCAAATCTTCACACtcctatgtatttttttcttgccAACTTTTCCTTAATAGAAATATGTTATCTGTCAACTATAGTTCCAAAAATGCTGATCAATCTTCTCTCTCAACACAAAACCATCACTTTCTATGGATGTGCCATACAAATGTGCTGTTTTCTGTTACTGGGCAGTGCAGAATGCTATATGCTGGCAGCCATGGCATATGATCGATATAACGCCATATGCCATCCCTTGCTATATAATAATATTATGAAGAGGGTCATTTGCATCATGCTGGTTATTGGTTCTTGGCTCACTGGGACAATAGTTGGCATCCTACAAACCGTACTCATATTTTCATTACCATTCTGTGACTCCAATAGAATCAACAATTTCTACTGTGATATCCCACCATTAATGAGTCTGGCATGTACTGAAACGCAGTTCAATCAAATTGTCATGCTTATAATTACTTTTGTTATTATTCTAGGACCTTTCACCTTGACAGTAATTTCATATGGAAACATAATCTGGACAATTATCAAGCACCATTCTGCTGGGATGAGAAAGAAAGCTTTCTCAACTTGTACCTCCCACTTGATAGTTGTATCTCTATTCTATGGGTCAAGTAGTATAATGTACTTGAGACCAAGGTCAAATTATGGTAAGAATGAGGAAAAGTTTTTGTCCCTCATTTATACTATTTTTGCACCTTTAGTAAACCCTTTCATATATAGTTTAAGGAATAATGATGTAAAAAATGCAGTTAAAATGTTAGTAGTTAAATTTAAAATACAATAA